The following coding sequences are from one Novosphingobium sp. KACC 22771 window:
- a CDS encoding metallophosphoesterase family protein, with the protein MRKLFAGTASASAPRIPDGERVFAIGDIHGRLDLFEALMGAIEAEDEKRGPAQTTIILLGDLIDRGPASLGVLALARQWQMERRAAGKAMHILMGNHEEMLIHSLDRIEVLRQFVQHGGRETLISFGIDEKTYTDASWEELHDLMQQVVTREWIDFIGTFEASLRIGDYAFVHAGIRPGVALEEQTPADLRWIREPFLSSEQPHGSVIVHGHTIIDKPEIRRNRIGIDTGAYQSGRLTALLLEGEEKSLLSTMVHEGQISVSFEI; encoded by the coding sequence TTGCGCAAGTTGTTCGCAGGCACAGCCTCGGCCAGCGCGCCGCGCATTCCCGATGGCGAGCGGGTTTTCGCAATTGGCGACATCCATGGGCGTCTCGACCTGTTCGAGGCGCTGATGGGCGCGATCGAGGCCGAAGATGAAAAGCGCGGCCCGGCCCAAACCACCATCATCCTGCTGGGCGATTTGATCGACCGCGGCCCGGCCAGTCTGGGCGTGCTGGCGCTGGCCCGGCAATGGCAGATGGAGCGCCGCGCGGCGGGCAAGGCAATGCATATCCTGATGGGCAATCATGAGGAAATGCTGATCCACTCGCTGGACCGGATCGAGGTGCTGCGCCAATTCGTCCAGCATGGCGGGCGCGAAACGCTCATCAGCTTCGGGATTGACGAAAAAACCTACACCGATGCCTCATGGGAGGAACTGCATGACCTGATGCAGCAGGTGGTGACCAGGGAATGGATTGATTTCATCGGCACTTTTGAGGCGAGCCTGCGGATTGGCGATTATGCCTTCGTCCATGCGGGCATCCGCCCGGGCGTTGCTCTTGAGGAGCAGACGCCCGCCGACCTGCGCTGGATCCGCGAACCGTTCCTGTCAAGCGAGCAGCCCCATGGCAGCGTGATCGTGCATGGCCATACGATCATCGACAAGCCGGAAATCCGGCGCAACCGGATCGGTATCGACACGGGCGCTTATCAATCGGGCCGCCTGACCGCTCTGCTGTTGGAAGGGGAAGAGAAATCGCTGCTTTCCACGATGGTCCATGAAGGGCAGATCAGCGTCAGTTTTGAAATCTGA
- a CDS encoding SIMPL domain-containing protein, with product MAATDQHGQEGISDYAPQRSGFFAPLRGNAGLIATALIAAGGLALGGFLLGDGLPRAKRSERAVTVRGVAERDVRADLAVWSLSFAGNAPDLASAQAQADANANAIRGFFREQGFPADALTTTGVNVSRESENKQVRYVVRQRMTLRTKDVARAETAGHNQFELVRRGVFLESGSKLTFIYTGLNRIKPDMVAQATKDARASAEQFARDSGSDLGGIRNATQGYFEVSARAGDASEGWGDAETPNKTVRVVTTVNYLLK from the coding sequence ATGGCCGCGACCGATCAGCATGGGCAAGAAGGAATTTCCGATTATGCGCCGCAGCGTTCCGGCTTTTTCGCGCCGCTGCGCGGCAATGCCGGGTTGATCGCCACCGCACTGATCGCGGCGGGCGGGCTGGCGCTGGGCGGATTTCTGCTGGGCGACGGGCTGCCCCGCGCCAAACGGTCGGAGCGGGCCGTGACCGTGCGCGGCGTGGCTGAGCGCGATGTGCGCGCCGATCTGGCGGTGTGGTCGCTTTCCTTTGCGGGCAATGCCCCGGATCTGGCCAGCGCGCAGGCGCAGGCGGACGCCAATGCCAATGCCATTCGCGGCTTCTTTCGCGAACAGGGCTTTCCCGCCGATGCGCTGACCACGACCGGCGTCAATGTCTCACGCGAGAGTGAGAACAAGCAGGTGCGCTATGTCGTGCGCCAGCGGATGACCTTGCGCACCAAGGATGTGGCGCGCGCCGAAACCGCAGGGCACAATCAGTTTGAACTGGTGCGGCGGGGCGTGTTTCTCGAAAGCGGCTCGAAGCTGACCTTTATTTACACCGGCCTCAACCGCATCAAGCCCGACATGGTGGCGCAGGCAACCAAGGACGCCCGCGCCTCGGCCGAACAATTCGCGCGCGACAGCGGCTCGGATCTGGGCGGGATCCGCAATGCCACGCAGGGCTATTTCGAAGTCTCGGCCCGCGCAGGCGATGCCAGCGAAGGTTGGGGCGATGCCGAAACACCGAACAAGACCGTGCGCGTTGTCACAACCGTCAATTATCTGCTGAAATAG
- a CDS encoding VOC family protein: MTKFLHTMIRVTDPDATIALFGLLGLRETRRFSSEQGRFTLIYLACPGQDYEVELTYNWPAEDGSAETYTGGRNFGHLAFQVEDIYATCQTLADAGVTINRPPRDGHMAFVKTPDGISIELLQNGRLEPAEPWASMPNTGSW, from the coding sequence GTGACGAAATTTTTGCACACGATGATCCGCGTGACCGACCCGGACGCGACCATCGCGCTTTTCGGCCTGTTGGGCCTGCGCGAAACGCGCCGCTTTTCCAGTGAACAGGGCCGTTTCACGCTGATCTATCTGGCTTGTCCGGGGCAGGATTACGAGGTCGAGCTGACCTATAACTGGCCCGCCGAGGACGGCAGCGCGGAGACTTACACCGGCGGTCGCAATTTCGGCCATCTGGCGTTTCAGGTCGAGGATATTTACGCCACCTGCCAGACGTTGGCCGACGCGGGCGTGACGATCAACCGCCCGCCGCGCGACGGCCATATGGCTTTTGTCAAAACGCCGGACGGAATCAGCATCGAATTGTTGCAGAATGGCCGTCTGGAGCCTGCCGAACCCTGGGCCTCCATGCCCAATACCGGGAGCTGGTAA
- the nhaA gene encoding Na+/H+ antiporter NhaA, which translates to MLFFTKSRDFVQNLARNQEILAGILLAFATIVAIAISNSPLSPAWTRTLDQPLFTPRLPHLASLRDVMGNGVMVAFFFTVGLEVKREVLIGNLADARQRRLPVLAALAGMAVPAAIYLMMVRDAPALQRGWAIPSATDIAFAMGVIALLGRCVPRSLRLFLLTVAVVDDIGAVIVIALGYTAHVDAAWLGAGAAVLAAGVALNRIGCKRVWPYGLMAVALWWCVLHSGVHATVAGVLAALTVPIALDERHDSPLLRLEHALAPWSGLVIVPLFGLVNAGVRLGGPVGDLTLPLAIGAGLALGKPLGIMGAMWLAEITGFARRPEGLTWLQALGAGQLAGIGFTMSMFISTLAFTPDPARENAIRMGILAGSLISGSVGALILRLGHNKSGRSA; encoded by the coding sequence ATGCTATTTTTCACTAAATCGCGCGATTTTGTCCAAAACCTTGCCCGTAACCAGGAAATCCTCGCCGGAATTTTATTGGCCTTTGCGACCATAGTAGCGATAGCAATAAGTAATTCCCCGTTGTCTCCCGCATGGACGCGGACGCTTGACCAACCGCTGTTTACGCCGAGGCTCCCCCACCTTGCCTCGCTGCGCGATGTGATGGGCAATGGCGTCATGGTGGCGTTCTTCTTCACCGTCGGGTTGGAGGTGAAGCGCGAAGTGCTGATCGGCAATCTGGCCGATGCGCGGCAAAGGCGATTGCCGGTGCTGGCCGCGCTGGCGGGAATGGCGGTGCCGGCGGCGATTTATCTGATGATGGTGCGCGATGCGCCTGCGCTCCAACGCGGCTGGGCGATTCCCTCGGCCACCGATATTGCCTTTGCCATGGGGGTAATCGCATTGCTGGGCCGCTGCGTACCGCGATCGCTGCGCCTGTTCCTGCTGACCGTGGCGGTGGTGGATGACATAGGCGCGGTGATCGTGATCGCGCTGGGCTATACCGCGCATGTCGATGCGGCATGGCTGGGCGCGGGGGCGGCGGTGCTGGCCGCGGGCGTCGCGCTCAACCGGATCGGGTGCAAGCGGGTCTGGCCCTATGGGCTGATGGCGGTCGCGCTATGGTGGTGCGTGCTGCATTCGGGTGTGCATGCCACGGTGGCGGGCGTGCTGGCGGCGCTGACCGTGCCCATCGCGCTCGACGAGCGGCATGACAGCCCCCTCCTCCGCCTCGAACATGCGCTGGCGCCGTGGAGCGGATTGGTGATTGTGCCGCTGTTCGGGTTAGTCAATGCCGGGGTGCGTCTGGGCGGCCCGGTGGGCGATCTCACGCTGCCGCTGGCAATCGGCGCGGGGCTGGCACTGGGCAAGCCGCTGGGCATCATGGGGGCGATGTGGCTGGCCGAAATCACCGGATTTGCGCGCAGGCCCGAGGGGCTCACCTGGCTTCAGGCGCTGGGCGCGGGGCAATTGGCGGGCATCGGCTTTACGATGAGCATGTTTATCAGCACGCTGGCCTTCACGCCCGATCCGGCGCGCGAAAATGCGATCCGCATGGGCATTCTGGCCGGTTCGCTGATCTCCGGTTCGGTCGGGGCGCTGATCCTGCGACTGGGCCACAACAAGTCAGGCCGGAGCGCCTGA
- a CDS encoding glycosyl transferase family protein — MSFAAWGGWTLIEWLLLIERELLLFALFWFLIGMVDELAVDAIWFCMRLKPGFRTPYLSREVSKGRLDGRLAVFVACWQEADVIGATVANMLRCWRENEYILYIGCYCNDPATVAAITAIGGSDPRLRIVIHDKMGPTTKADCLNRIYKAMCADELRLGYRFKGVVLHDSEDMVHPLELMLIDRALSDVEFVQLPVRPETPEGGHWVAGHYCDEFAEAHARAMPVRDALGAGLPAAGVSCGFSRDMLEQIGEIRMMESTDGPFAADCLTEDYELGMLIPQLGGRGCFLRCRDADGHLIGTRSYFPNTVLTSVRQKTRWMHGICLQGWDRLGWNVRLVDLWMMIRDRRGPLIALVLFAAYILLLVEGVLGVIGLWLGKEMPQLAPPPAYLNYAMKLCVIGLIWRSFMRGLFTGREYGWREGLLAPLRLPVANVVMILAARRAIWAYCRSLRGARVVWDKTEHMVHPSLVASIATPPLLAQESPA, encoded by the coding sequence ATGTCCTTTGCCGCGTGGGGTGGCTGGACCTTAATTGAGTGGCTGCTGTTGATCGAGCGGGAATTGCTGCTGTTTGCGCTTTTCTGGTTTCTGATCGGTATGGTGGATGAATTGGCAGTCGATGCCATTTGGTTCTGCATGCGCCTCAAACCAGGTTTTCGTACACCCTATCTTTCGCGAGAGGTATCAAAAGGGCGTCTGGATGGGCGGCTGGCGGTGTTTGTCGCCTGTTGGCAAGAGGCCGATGTCATCGGCGCGACGGTGGCCAATATGCTGCGCTGCTGGAGGGAAAACGAATATATTCTGTATATAGGCTGCTATTGCAACGATCCGGCCACGGTGGCCGCGATTACGGCGATCGGCGGCAGCGACCCGCGCCTGCGCATCGTCATCCATGACAAGATGGGCCCCACCACCAAGGCGGACTGCCTCAACCGAATCTACAAGGCGATGTGCGCCGATGAGTTGCGGTTGGGCTACCGGTTCAAGGGCGTGGTGCTGCATGACAGCGAGGATATGGTTCATCCGCTCGAACTGATGTTGATCGACCGGGCCTTGTCGGATGTGGAATTTGTCCAATTGCCGGTGCGCCCGGAAACTCCCGAGGGCGGCCATTGGGTTGCGGGGCATTATTGCGATGAATTCGCCGAGGCGCATGCCCGCGCCATGCCGGTGCGCGATGCTCTGGGCGCGGGCTTGCCCGCCGCGGGCGTCAGCTGCGGCTTTTCCCGCGACATGCTCGAACAAATTGGCGAAATCCGCATGATGGAATCGACCGACGGCCCCTTTGCCGCCGATTGCCTGACCGAGGATTATGAATTGGGCATGCTGATCCCCCAGCTTGGCGGGCGAGGGTGCTTTTTGCGTTGCCGCGATGCCGATGGCCATCTGATCGGCACGCGTTCCTATTTTCCCAACACGGTGCTGACCTCTGTGCGGCAAAAGACGCGCTGGATGCATGGCATCTGCCTTCAGGGTTGGGACCGGCTGGGGTGGAATGTCCGGCTGGTCGATCTGTGGATGATGATCCGCGACCGGCGCGGGCCGTTGATCGCGCTGGTACTGTTTGCCGCCTATATCCTTTTGCTGGTCGAAGGGGTTTTGGGCGTGATCGGTCTTTGGCTTGGCAAGGAGATGCCGCAATTGGCCCCGCCGCCGGCCTATCTGAATTATGCGATGAAGCTTTGCGTGATCGGGCTGATCTGGCGCTCTTTCATGCGCGGGCTGTTCACAGGGCGCGAATATGGCTGGCGCGAGGGTCTGCTGGCGCCGTTGCGCCTGCCGGTGGCCAATGTGGTAATGATTCTGGCCGCACGGCGGGCGATCTGGGCCTATTGCCGCAGCCTGCGCGGCGCGCGGGTGGTGTGGGACAAAACCGAGCACATGGTGCATCCCTCGCTCGTCGCATCCATCGCCACGCCGCCGCTGCTTGCGCAGGAAAGTCCTGCCTGA
- a CDS encoding sulfite exporter TauE/SafE family protein: MDVYLPIANLSVNGLIIVGLGLLTGMLSGIFGVGGGFLTTPLLIFYGIPPTVAAASAASQVTGASVSGMLAHHQRGGVDYRMGLVLVVGGVLGTGLGALLFSLLQALGQIDTVINLLYVSMLGGIGAMMARESIQTLRAGGSGARPARKRRHHPLVARLPGRWRFYRSGLYISPLAPLLLGMFTGILTMLMGIGGGFVLVPAMLYILGMSAQVVVGTSLFQILFVTMATTMMHALTTRAVDIVLAGLLLIGSVSGAQLGARFATTASPVKLRLALAAIVLAVAARMALGLTWRPDEIFTVSLL; encoded by the coding sequence ATGGATGTCTATCTTCCCATTGCCAATCTGTCGGTCAACGGCCTGATTATTGTCGGTCTTGGGCTGCTCACGGGCATGCTGTCGGGCATTTTTGGCGTGGGCGGCGGGTTTTTGACCACGCCGCTGCTGATCTTCTACGGCATCCCCCCGACGGTGGCGGCGGCTTCGGCGGCCAGTCAGGTGACCGGCGCCAGCGTGTCCGGCATGCTGGCGCATCATCAGCGCGGCGGCGTGGATTACCGCATGGGGCTGGTGCTGGTGGTGGGCGGCGTGCTGGGCACGGGGCTGGGGGCGCTGCTCTTCAGCCTGCTTCAGGCACTGGGTCAGATCGATACGGTGATCAACCTGCTCTACGTCTCGATGCTGGGCGGGATCGGCGCGATGATGGCGCGCGAAAGCATCCAGACGCTGCGCGCAGGCGGCAGCGGAGCGCGCCCGGCGCGCAAACGGCGGCATCATCCGCTGGTGGCGCGTCTGCCGGGACGGTGGCGCTTCTATCGTTCGGGCCTGTATATTTCGCCGCTGGCGCCGCTGCTGCTGGGCATGTTTACAGGGATCCTGACGATGCTGATGGGGATCGGCGGCGGTTTTGTGCTGGTCCCGGCCATGCTCTACATTCTGGGCATGAGCGCGCAGGTGGTGGTGGGCACCAGCCTGTTTCAGATCCTGTTTGTGACCATGGCCACCACGATGATGCATGCGTTGACCACGCGGGCGGTGGATATTGTGCTGGCCGGGCTGCTGCTGATCGGATCGGTGTCGGGGGCGCAATTGGGCGCGCGATTTGCCACCACGGCAAGCCCGGTCAAGCTGCGTCTGGCGCTGGCGGCCATCGTGCTGGCGGTGGCGGCGCGCATGGCGCTGGGGCTGACCTGGCGGCCGGATGAAATCTTTACGGTGAGCCTGCTGTGA
- a CDS encoding TIGR02186 family protein, whose protein sequence is MRRLFALIALWFLALASPAAAAEPVLVTDISQHRIELRQGFTGAQLLLFGAIMSPDGASAVRDYDVVVVLEGPAHQMVLREKRKVAGMWVNAEYTTLRSVPSFYAVVANRPIRQITDPRTAAIYQLGLDSLQLSPSDSIDPARESHFAAGLVDLMQRQGLFHQDDSGVTINGGVLYSARINLPSSVQPGTYTAETFAVRKGRVVASATARVEVGKQGFEKAVADFSQKEALAYGLMAVAVSVVMGWVAGRLFALF, encoded by the coding sequence GTGAGGCGGCTGTTTGCCCTGATCGCGCTATGGTTCCTGGCGCTTGCCTCTCCGGCCGCCGCTGCAGAGCCGGTGCTGGTCACCGACATTTCCCAACATCGCATTGAGTTGCGACAGGGCTTTACCGGGGCGCAATTGCTGCTGTTTGGCGCGATCATGTCGCCCGATGGGGCAAGCGCAGTGCGCGATTACGATGTGGTCGTGGTGCTCGAAGGCCCCGCGCATCAGATGGTCCTGCGCGAAAAGCGCAAGGTGGCGGGCATGTGGGTCAATGCCGAATATACCACGTTGCGTTCGGTGCCCAGCTTCTATGCCGTGGTGGCCAACCGCCCGATCCGCCAGATCACCGATCCGCGCACGGCGGCGATCTACCAATTGGGTCTCGATTCGCTGCAACTTTCGCCCAGCGACAGTATCGATCCGGCGCGCGAGAGCCATTTTGCCGCAGGCCTTGTCGATCTGATGCAGCGGCAGGGCCTGTTTCATCAGGACGATTCGGGCGTCACCATCAATGGCGGCGTGCTCTATTCGGCCCGCATCAACCTGCCCTCGAGCGTGCAGCCTGGAACCTATACCGCCGAAACCTTTGCCGTGCGCAAGGGGCGGGTGGTGGCCTCGGCCACGGCGCGGGTGGAGGTGGGCAAGCAGGGCTTTGAGAAGGCCGTGGCCGATTTTTCGCAAAAGGAGGCGCTGGCCTATGGCCTGATGGCCGTGGCGGTCTCGGTGGTGATGGGCTGGGTGGCGGGGCGGCTGTTCGCGCTGTTTTAA
- a CDS encoding ATP-binding protein, whose translation MADPGLGGAYGAQGTGHSALAAQGDSCANAAQPMGVVLEISGAGGLIALDLQRLSECASDADPCVAQSGLVGSQIRIIAGQTCLLATIRDQKQGRRGDEGIVARVDFLGEGALDPHSGALANFRRGVTQYPLPGALVYPAATRDLRHIYSGDGRAVVTVGKVHPTTTIRASLYIDSLLGKHFALLGSTGTGKSTALALILHRICELAPQGHILMIDPHGEYASAFRQTGLILDVSNLQLPYWLMNFEEHCEILVSSQGGNRQVDAEILGKCLLAARQKNRLAEALGGRITVDSPVPYLISDLQAILHNEMGKLEKATTTAPYVRLKTRIDELRGDPRFNFLFSGMLVGDTMVDVLSRMFRLPSAGQPIAIIDVSGVPSEVTSTVVALLSRLVFDFSIWAREEDTRPILLVCEEAHRYVPNEKHADGSSVGRILSRIAKEGRKYGVSLGLVTQRPSDLAEGVLSQCGTILSMRLNNERDQAFVRAAMPEGARGFLDAIPALRNRECIICGEGVGIPMRVSFDDLEESKRPASSDPSFSQLWRQSGDDHQMVMRTVQRWRTQGR comes from the coding sequence ATGGCCGATCCCGGCTTGGGTGGCGCCTATGGCGCGCAGGGTACAGGCCATTCGGCGCTGGCCGCGCAAGGCGATTCCTGCGCCAATGCGGCCCAACCGATGGGCGTGGTTCTCGAAATTTCGGGAGCAGGCGGGCTGATCGCGCTCGATCTGCAGCGGCTTTCGGAATGCGCGAGTGATGCGGACCCTTGCGTGGCGCAGTCCGGCCTTGTGGGCAGCCAGATCCGCATTATCGCCGGGCAAACCTGCCTGTTGGCCACCATCCGCGATCAGAAGCAGGGGCGCCGGGGCGATGAGGGCATTGTTGCCCGGGTCGACTTTCTGGGCGAGGGCGCGCTTGATCCGCATAGCGGGGCGCTCGCGAACTTTCGGCGCGGGGTAACGCAATATCCGCTGCCCGGCGCGCTGGTCTATCCGGCCGCAACGCGCGATCTGCGCCATATCTATTCGGGCGACGGGCGCGCGGTGGTGACCGTCGGCAAGGTCCACCCGACCACCACGATCCGCGCCAGCCTCTACATCGATTCGCTGCTGGGCAAGCATTTCGCGCTGCTGGGTTCGACGGGCACAGGCAAATCGACCGCGCTGGCGCTGATCCTGCACCGGATCTGTGAACTGGCGCCTCAGGGCCATATCCTGATGATCGACCCGCATGGCGAATATGCCAGCGCTTTTCGGCAGACGGGGCTGATCCTTGACGTGTCGAACCTGCAATTGCCCTATTGGCTGATGAACTTCGAGGAGCATTGCGAGATCCTCGTGTCCAGCCAGGGCGGGAACCGACAGGTCGATGCCGAAATATTGGGCAAATGCCTGCTGGCGGCGCGGCAAAAGAACCGGCTGGCCGAGGCGTTGGGTGGGCGGATCACGGTCGATTCGCCGGTGCCTTATCTGATCAGCGATCTTCAGGCGATCCTGCATAATGAGATGGGCAAGCTGGAAAAGGCGACCACCACCGCGCCCTATGTCCGCTTAAAGACCCGTATTGACGAATTGCGGGGGGATCCGCGCTTCAACTTCCTGTTTTCGGGCATGCTGGTGGGCGACACGATGGTCGATGTGCTCTCGCGCATGTTCCGCCTGCCCTCGGCGGGGCAGCCGATTGCGATCATCGACGTGTCGGGGGTGCCCTCGGAAGTCACTTCGACGGTGGTGGCGCTGCTCTCGCGGCTGGTGTTCGATTTTTCGATCTGGGCGCGTGAAGAAGACACCCGCCCCATCCTGCTGGTGTGCGAGGAAGCGCATCGCTATGTGCCCAATGAGAAACATGCGGACGGTTCCTCGGTGGGCCGCATCCTGTCGCGCATTGCCAAGGAGGGGCGCAAATATGGCGTTTCGCTGGGGCTTGTCACCCAGCGGCCCTCAGACCTTGCCGAGGGCGTGCTCAGCCAGTGCGGCACGATCCTGTCGATGCGGTTGAACAACGAGCGCGATCAGGCCTTTGTCCGCGCCGCCATGCCCGAGGGGGCGCGCGGCTTTCTCGATGCGATACCGGCCTTGCGGAACCGCGAATGCATCATCTGCGGCGAGGGTGTGGGCATCCCGATGCGCGTATCCTTCGACGATCTGGAGGAATCCAAGCGACCTGCCTCCTCCGATCCGTCCTTCAGCCAGCTATGGCGCCAGAGCGGAGATGATCACCAGATGGTGATGCGCACCGTCCAGCGCTGGCGAACGCAGGGACGTTAA